GAGGGCCCCATGCATCCCAGGGTGCTATAGACATGGCCCAATGTATCTGCAGAGGACATCATGTCACAGTGTCAGAAGATCATGTACCCCACATGTATAGAGCGCTtttccacccccacctcactgAAACTCTAACAACCTCCAGTCTCATCAGACTCTTGGGAAAGCCTGGCCTTGCATGGTTCCTGAGCCTGCCTCTACCACACAATTAAGCTTTGAGGCCTACTAAGGCCTAAATGCTACTACCAAGGGCAAGGAGTCCCTGACTCCACTGTAAAATCGTCTTCCTGTGTGGTGCCATGTATCTTGGGCTACCTTACCATCATTCTTGTCACCTACCACTGTAATTACACATTTACAGACTGCCTGCTGTTCCTCTGTGGTGAATCCTTAAGCAGAGATGTGTGAGTGTGACTCACCATGGCCTGGTCCCTGGTACAGAGCAGGTTCCTGATTGCATGTATGCCGAGCCGGTGGGCTGAGGCTTGGGGAATCATCAGCTGCCCAATAATGCCCAAATAATGACGCCCAAACAAACCATCTCTCCCAAGGTGAAGAGAGCTAGCCTGGCCCTACCAaacagcaaggaaggaagaaggagaaggaatacTGGGTACAGACTGGCTTGGGGCAAGGCTAGTTGTGGCCTGAGGACAGGGTGTACTTGGGAATGTGAACAGCTCCTAGGTCATGCAGCACCATAAACCTTCAAGAGTGCCCGATGCTACTTGGCAGCTCCCTTGCCCCATAAGGGCTGGACTTGTTAGTGTAGCATCTCTCCTCAGATCTCCTGCTGCCATGTCCCTAGTTCCCCTGGGGTCCCCCACAAAACCTACAAGCACCACTTCTCATGTTCCTTTGGCATCTTCAGGATGGAAGTGTGTTATCTCTTCCTTCTAGAAACATCCCTTTTACCTTTCGAGCCTATGGGTAACCTTATCCCTGCCCCAAGTGAGTCTCTCATGAAGACTGTGTTCAGCACCTAAGCATGTCCTAGCTGGCTTTGAATCCCACCTCCGCCACTTAGGCCTGCCATGACCTTGGGTAAGCTGAATATCCCTCTTATTAGACATAGGTTATCGGTGTCCTGCTATGGTGGTTGTGGGGATCTGATCAGTTCTAATGCCTACCGGCTACTCCCAGTGCCTACCCCAAAGGCACCGTGCCGGGATGAATCCAGCTTTGCTAAGGACCAAGGTTTTCTTTGGCTTACATCCCTCTTTACCGACCAGCCACTTCTCTCCCTCTTGCCACTGTCTTCTCATTCCCTTTTTCATGCTTGCTGCGTTTGCTCTATCTacacttcttttttgttgttgttttttgtttgtttgtttggtttggtttggttttttttctagtcagggtttctctgtatagccctggctgtcctggactatacactttgtagaccaggctggcctctaactcagaaatctgcctgcctctgcctcccaagtgctgggattaaaggcgtgcgccaccacgcccggcttgtctaCACTTCTAACCACAACCCTGAAACTACCCATTAAGGTCATCAATTGGTGTTATGTCACTTAACCCTGTAGTCACATCTCTGTCCTCATGTCATGTGGCCTCCTCTCAGCTGCCTCTGCACAGACAGCCACATCCTCCTGCCTGgaactgtcttctgagatctcAGGGCACCGCCCTGCCTCAGAatcttcctttcccatctcttcagCTGGCTTCCCCTTCTGCCAGCTTCATTCTCCGGGAGTCTCTCTCCCCTGGTGTCTCATCTCATCCTGTAGCTTTAAATAACAACCCCATGACCATTTCTCACCTAGCCTGGGCCAGCCTCCCCACACACCCACGGGTGAAATTCACTTTACTAACTGCCCTCCCATTTGTTCATAATTAGACATCTCCAAATTAATCAGTCAATTTATACTGCTTCCCTCCTGGGCAATCCAGTCTTAGGAAATGGCATTATCTTTCTCAGATATTCGAGCCAGATATGAAGGCACCAGCCTGGAGTTTCAGCcgctaaggaggctgaggcaggaggatcacgtaAGCCCAGAAGTTTTAGAACAGCCTGGGTAGAGTGGCAAGGCCCCAcctcaaacacagaaaaggaGGTATATTCTATTTATTGATCCTCCATTTCTCTCACTGTTTACATCTAACCCGTTAGCAAGCCCTGCATCTCTAAGCCACCTGTTGAATCTCCAGTTCTCCACTTATCTACTACTAAAGCCCCAGTCCGAGCCACCCTCGAATCCTCCCTCCAGGCCTCCACAGTGGATGGATGTTCCAGGTGACTAAACAGCAAGTACAAAGTCCAGAAGAGGCACACTAGGGCACAGGAGTGTCAGCCCCACAGTGCCAGGAAGTGAGGCTGAGGCCATAGCATGGAGAGACTGAAGCTAAGCAGAGAAGCAATGGGATAGGAGAGCTAAGCTGGGGGGGTGGGGCGCAAGATGATCCAGGATGGGGAAGGGGCAGAGTTGAGTCTGAGGTCCTAAGGTCATGGTGTCAAGGTGGGGGACAGAGATGGGCAGAGACTAGAAACATTTGGAGAAATAATGATATGATCACACAGTAGGAAAACCCATGGTACACAGAGAACACAGGGCCACAGGTGCTACCTGGAAAAGCCTGAGCGTTAGAGGAGGAAGCTGGGGGCCACTGGTTTGGGGAGGGGTCTGGGTTCTGCGGATGTGTCCAGGAAAAGCTGAGGTCGGGTGGGACTCACCTGCTTGTGTTCCATCCTGTCCTGGTCGAGGATGAACTACATGTAAGACACAGGAAAGGGTTGGTGAGGCTTCCCCTGCCCATCTCCCACCATCCCTCCCTCCACAGTCGGCTACCTACCCTCATAATGGGCTGCAATAGCTCGGCGAGGCCGCGCCTTCCGGCCTTTAGGAGctaaaaataaagcaaggatTTATTGGGGGATTAGCAGAGACACCTCTCCGGGGATCCAGGAGCTAGTCCCCAGCCTCTCACCCTGCTCAGGACCCTGGCAGTGCTAGTCCCCAGCCTCTCACCCTGCTCAGGACCCTGGCACTTATCCAGACTGCTGGAcaatcctccccctcctccatcagCAGTGACAACATAATTTATCATCCAAACTGCGATACTTCTGAGAGCAAGAAGTGGCTATTAATTAATAATCACactggaagccgggcgtggtggcgcaggcctttaatcccagcacttgcgaggcaggtggatttctgagttcgaggccagcctggtctacagagtgagttccaggacagccaaggctacacagagaaaccctgtctcgaaaaaccaaaaaacaaaaaaggtagagCTGAACTTCTTACATTCCATTCTCAGCTGCTTAGCTGCTCGATTCTGGGTCTCCTTCGGgctccctgcctcagcttctctataaaaataatagtttttttttccccctctgctcACCTCATAATACTGCTGTGAATTCAGAGCAAAGCAGTATATGAACCAAAGAATCTTGTTACTGAGACTGGGACATAGGGACAGATGCTCACCACTTCTTCGAGGCCGGACTAGTTGTTCCAAGAAAGGTACCACATCCTGGCTTTCCTCTGTCTGGGGATTCAGTTCCTAGGGGAATTAAGGGCAGGGCTCAAACAGGACCTCCCAGAGACAAACAAGCACAGAGCCTGTCAGAAGAACCATCAGCCAGTAACAGACACAAAACCTGGGAGGTTAGGGGTTGGCCAAACTTGGGAACTTGGGAGTGAGGCTCAGCCCCAATCAACAACCTGCACTCTACTGAAATactacacgcacacgcacacacacacacacacacacacacacacacacacacacacacctgcacaggatctcaggaaggtggggcagagacagacagcatgTATGCATAGCTGATACATTATCATTCTCTGGTATCTGGTTCAGACGTCACAGCCAATCAGCACTTTCCACTCGGGCAGCACAACTCTCACCTTGGTAAAGTTGCCCCCTTATATCCAGATCACCCTCTTTTACACACCGACATACCCACGTGGGCTGGTTCACTCCACACACTCAGTCGTAAACTAGTGCCAGCTGGAGTCTCCCtgcacacacctcacacacaacTGTCACAGCCAGCCAACGCTCAGTTTAGACACATTTTCCATGCTGGCATCCCGAACGCAGCATCCACACCTACTCACAGGGGGCTCCCGGCGGTCCTCTGCTGTCAGCTCCTCCTGAGAAGGCTCCTGCTGGGAAGGAGGCAGCTTGTCACCCTGTCCTTCTGACATCTCATCCTCCACCCCTTCTCCGATCCCCTGGCCCTCTGCCCACCCGACCCCCATCTGCTTCTCTGCACTTTCTGCTCCTAAGATACCCAGAAAGGGGTATGCTGAGGGCCTCACCTGGGCAGACAGCGTTGCCCAGCTCCCCAGGCTGACCACGACCagcaggaggccaaggcaggccaGCGCCAGGCCCAGGCTCAGCACCAGCGGGGCCAGCAGGGCGGTGCCCGGCTCCCCCCGGCGCCCCCTCCGCCTCTGGCTCCGACGGGCGGCCATGGGGGCGGGGGGCTGTGCCTGCCTCACCGCCCCCCCATCCCGGGACccgagggatggggagggggagctggTGGGCGGATCGGgccaggggagagggagggaccagGGAAGCGGGccggagggggggggggcggatgaGGACAGGAAGCCGGACACTGTGTGATTAAACTCCAACCTCCCCGGAGTGCTGTGCAAGAAGTAAGAGACGTCCTGCGCCGGGACGCGTGCAGGCTGGCGACCGCAGTGGCACTCCAGACCAAGAACTCTGAGGGCCAGTGAAAGCAGAAGTGGACAGGCATCCACCCAGGCCAGTGTGCCAGGGATGGGACGCGGGGGCCCTGGCCCCAGGAACTCAGCACCGCCCCAGTATGTTGAGCCCTCCCACGGCAATCATTAATCATGAAAATGCCCCCAAAggacttgcctataggccaatctgatggactCAGTTTCTGAGTTAAAATTCCCTCTTCCAGAATTTCCCCCAACTTGTTTCAAGTCTGCTAACTACCTCCTTCCCACCATAGGTTATTTTTTCAGCTCATTCTGGtttgggctttgttgttgttgcttttcattttgtttggttttgggtttgtttttgtttgtttgtttgttttgttttgtttttttggtttttggagacagggtttctttgtgtagccctggctgtcctggagctcactctgtagaccaggctggcctggaactcagaaatccatccgcctgcctctgcctcccgagtgctgggattaatgcaCCCTGGAGGCATGAATCACCACCTCTGCAAtaaagaatatgtttttaaaagatagtttgtAAAGTTGTctatgtgtgcagtgtgcagcTGTCTGAGCACGTGTGGTGTGTGCAGGAGGCCAGAGATAGCTGCCTCACTAGCTCTGCGCCTTGTTTTAGGGGAGATGGTGTAGTGACAattatgaaattttgtttttgttgttgtttgtttttgtttgtttggttttgtgttttttgtttgtttgttttttgtttttctcgagacagagtttctctgtgtagccctggctgtcctggaactcactctgtagagcaggcctcaactcagaaatccacctgcctctgcctcccgagtgctgggattaaaggcgtgcgccaccaggcccggtTGTCCTTTTTCTTCTATCTAGTGATAGAAGGTGAGACACAGGGTATGGGGTAATAAAAGGTGGgaaagcacttgggaagcagaggcaggcgaatgtctgagtttgaggccagcctggtctatacagtgagttccaggacagccagggctacacagagaaaccctgtctcgaagaagaagaagaaataaaagtgggAAAAAGAACCTACAAAGCAGCAAAGACTGGCtacaagcaaagaagaaacaagaagaaagacattAGATTCAAGGATCATcaactctctctccccctcccccaccctcacctcctctctgtctctggtcTCCCCCtctagccttctttttttttaaagatttctttatttattatatgtaagtacactgtagctgtcttcagacactccagaagagggNNNNNNNNNNNNNNNNNNNNNNNNNNNNNNNNNNNNNNNNNNNNNNNNNNNNNNNNNNNNNNNNNNNNNNNNNNNNNNNNNNNNNNNNNNNNNNNNNNNNNNNNNNNNNNNNNNNNNNNNNNNNNNNNNNNNNNNNNNNNNNNNNNNNNNNNNNNNNNNNNNNNNNNNNNNNNNNNNNNNNNNNNNNNNNNNNNNNNNNNNNNNNNNNNNNNNNNNNNNNNNNNNNNNNNNNNNNNNNNNNNNNNNNNNNNNNNNNNNNNNNNNNNNNNNNNNNNNNNNNNNNNNNNNNNNNNNNNNNNNNNNNNNNNNNNNNNNNNNNNNNNNNNNNNNNNNNNNNNNNNNNNNNNNNNNNNNNNNNNNNNNNNNNNNNNNNNNNNNNNNNNNNNNNNNNNNNNNNNNNNNNNNNNNNNNNNNNNNNNNNNNNNNNNNNNNNNNNNNNNNNNNNNNNNNNNNNNNNNNNNNNNNNNNNNNNNNNNNNNNNNNNNNNNNNNNNNNNNNNNNNNNNNNNNNNNNNNNNNNNNNNNNNNNNNNNNNNNNNNNNNNNNNNNNNNNNNNNNNNNNNNNNNNNNNNNNNNNNNNNNNNNNNNNNNNNNNNNNNNNNNNNNNNNNNNNNNNNNNNNNNNNNNNNNNNNNNNNNNNNNNNNNNNNNNNNNNNNNNNNNNNNNNNNNNNNNNNNNNNNNNNNNNNNNNNNNNNNNNNNNNNNNNNNNNNNNNNNNNNNNNNNNNNNNNNNNNNNNNNNNNNNNNNNNNNNNNNNNNNNNNNNNNNNNNNNNNNNNNNNNNNNNNNNNNNNNNNNNNNNNNNNNNNNNNNNNNNNNNNNNNNNNNNNNNNNNNNNNNNNNNNNNNNNNNNNNNNNNNNNNNNNNNNNNNNNNNNNNNNNNNNNNNNNNNNNNNNNNNNNNNNNNNNNNNNNNNNNNNNNNNNNNNNNNNctcagaaatccgcctgcctctgcctcccaagtgctgggattaaaagtgtgcaccaccatgccccgcattgaattttttttgtttgtttgtttttgctttttttgtttgtttgttttttgtttttgagacagggtttctctgtgtagccctggctgtcctggaactcactctgtagacaagtagacaaggctggcctcaaactcagaaatctgcctgcctctgcctccccagtgctgggattaaaggtgtgcgccaccactgcctggcctgagagagagaagtatactgtagctgtcttcagacacaccagaagagggcattggattctattacagatggtggtgagccaccatgtggttgctgggaattgaaaactcaagacctttggaagaacagtcaatgttcttaaccgctgagccattcctccagccctaactttaattttttttttttttttaatgtgttgagGTGTTTGCTTGcgtgtgtctgtgcaccaaatgcatgcagtacctatggatgtcagaagagggcgctggatctaTCAGAACGGGAGTTACAGCcatttgtaagctgccatgtgggcgcaGAACATCGAGTCCTATTCCTAGGGAAGAGCACTGGTctctcttgactgctgagccatctctgcagttctcAACTGAAACCTGGGCCAGGCTGTCTGCAGGTGGTGCAGCTGTGAAAGGGGAGCCCTGTAAGAGGCAGAAGGTCACTGCTGCTGTGCATtgccttctgttttccttccctgcttctaGCACCCCAGGACGGAAGCAACTTTTCTCTGCCAGAGGCTCCCCACCATGATGCTCTTCCTCATCACGGGCAAAGGAACGGTGCAAAGTGACCATGGACTGAGAGACTTTGGAACCATGTGTTCAAATAAAtctctcttccctttgctttctAGGTTATCTTTAGCTGCAGTGAAAAGTCCAATCAATACAAAGAAGAGAGCCTGATGCTAGCCCATTGTTTGCCAGAGCTAAGCCCTTGTTAACATTAGCATGGTTATAataagcctggtgtggtggcgcacgcctttaatcccagcacttgggaggcagaggcaggNggatttctgagttcgaggccagcctggtctacaNagtgagttccaggacagccagggctacacagagaaaccgtgtctcgaaaaacaacaacaaaaaagtaagtcTGTATATATAGGGCTGTAACTTTCAGTCTGTCAGGTCCAAAGCAAACTCCAGTTCCCCAAACCCCAAAGGCAGTCCATTTATCCAGAAAGGAGCTCAACCTGAAGCACTAGGAGATTTCTGGCAGTTAGataaagccagcattcctcagttaTCTGTGAAGCAGGCTCCCCTCCCCAAAAAGGTCGTTTCCCTCATGTCTGGCAGAGGAGACCAGACCCATCAGTATATTAAAGCTTATGCTGGTATCACAAGTACACATTACAAAATTTAAAGACTAAGCTAGctgccctccaccccccacccctgccaccttAAACTCCCTCCAGCTTATGGACTTGCCTCCCCATAACCAGCTATCTTGGTTATGCACTTTCTCCCTGGTTCCTGTCACcgtgttttctctcttctttgtcccTGCTagtcttcccctctctctcagaCAGCCCTGGCCATGTCCACTGAGCTGACAGTGTCCattctatttctccctctctctccctctcttccagatgcctctggctgttttacaatatctacaataaaacaaacaaacaaacaaaccttcccTTAGACATTCCATGCTGTCAGTTTATACCCAGactaatcctttaaaaaaaaccaaagacttTGTTGTCAGTGTAGCAAATCTCAGAAACGCTCCCACTTGAGTACTGTATGTGAAGCTGAGAAGAGGTTGCTcatgggaggggtggggtgaTAAACCAGACACTCTCACCAGGTCACCCTGACAGGGGGGCACACTGGTAGACTTACTTCCATCATCAAATAACTAGTATAAGCAGCAGGATGCCACACACCATGATCCCAACCAGAGGGTAGATACTTGAGATTAGCTGGGCTGCACTGTCACACCTGCTAATGGAAAAGCACAAGGATTGGCCCCTCGGAGACACCAGAGCATCTGCAGATCCCATAACTTTGccttgaaaaattaatttaatacaCTTAACCTTTTTGTTCTTGGTTTGCCGCCAGAGCTAAAATTGACTTGCATTCTTCTAGGACGCTGATGAGAAATGACTTGGGAAGGCCTAGGAAAAGCACTGAGAGGGAATCTGCcagcccctcccctttccttgttttctaaGTTTTCTCCCCCTAACACTGAAGAAAGAGGGgcttttctatctttattttcgAGGCCTTGTTAAATTAATATTCCTCACACTCAGAGAGGGAATTTCACGTGTGTGTCTCACATAGTGATTCGGTGTGTCACTGTGACATATCCCTGGCCATTGCATTCCCAGGGCCAGGTAGAGCTTGTGAAATGAATACATGCAGTCTACCTTCCTCAGGTCTGGCAGTGACTAAGGAGTGTAACTACAGGCCGGCCTCAGCCGGGGGAGGACAGTAAGCCTCCTAGCTTGCTGGAAGTGAATAGCTGTCCAGGTTGAGGGACTCTCAGAGCTAAAGCCAGGGCAGTTTGAGGTGAGTTAGTACAGACACTGGggaggcctgcaccaccatgcactTTTGGTCCAAGTGTGAGCTTCCCTCATTCAGTGGAACAAGGCCCTGCCTGCACCGGGTGCCTCCCTCTCCTCACCCCTGTCCACACACAAATGGTCTGTGCTGTCTCATGGTTACGGAGGGGTCACATCTGGAGAGACCCTTCCTGCTGGCTGCCCTGCTGCCCACAGTGTAGGCAAGAGGCTCAGTGCAAGTGTGGGGACAGCTAGCCCTAACATGATGGCACTTTGTTATTGCCTGCTGTGTCCCAGAGTCACTTCCCCCAGAATGCTCAGGactgtgtaaaaataaattacttgtagccaggcggtggtggtgcacgcctttaatcccagcactcgggaggcagaggcaggcagatttctgggttcgaggccagcctggtctacaaagtgagttccaggacagccagggctatacagagaaaccctgtctcaaaaaacaaaacaaaacaaaattacaagtAACTCCCCTGCAATTGCTAAAGAAAATTCATATGATAACAGGCATTCCTTATGGGCCTTTGCCCTCTGCCCTGGAAAAGCCTTGAGATCCTTTTAGTCCttcaggggagaaagaaaagaacaatggtGAGCCTGTTGGGAGGGGTTTcaccacttgtttgtttgtttgtttttggtttttggagacaggatttctctgtgtagccctgactgtcctagaactcactctgtagaccaggctggccttgaNNNNNNNNNNNNNNNNNNNNNNNNNNNNNNNNNNNNNNNNNNNNNNNNNNNNNNNNNNNNNNNNNNNNNNNNNNNNNNNNNNNNNNNNNNNNNNNNNNNNNNNNNNNNNNNNNNNNNNNNNNNNNNNNNNNNNNNNNNNNNNNNNNNNNNNNNNNNNNNNNNNNNNNNNNNNNNNNNNNNNNNNNNNNNNNNNNNNNNNNNNNNNNNNNNNNNNNNNNNNNNNNNNNNNNNNNNNNNNNNNNNNNNNNNNNNNNNNNNNNNNNNNNNNNNNNNNNNNNNNNNNNNNNNNNNNNNNNNNNNNNNNNNNNNNNNNNNNNNNNNNNNNNNNNNNNNNNNNNNNNNNNNNNNNNNNNNNNNNNNNNNNNNNNNNNNNNNNNNNNNNNNNNNNNNNNNNNNNNNNNNNNNNNNNNNNNNNNNNNNNNNNNNNNNNNNNNNNNNNNNNNNNNNNNNNNNNNNNNNNNNNNNNNNNNNNNNNNNNNNNNNNNNNNNNNNNNNNNNNNNNNNNNNNNNNNNNNNNNNNNNNNNNNNNNNNNNNNNNNNNNNNNNNNNNNNNNNNNNNNNNNNNNNNNNNNNNNNNNNNNNNNNNNNNNNNNNNNNNNNNNNNNNNNNNNNNNNNNNNNNNNNNNNNNNNNNNNNNNNNNNNNNNNNNNNNNNNNNNNNNNNNNNNNNNNNNNNNNNNNNNNNNNNNNNNNNNNNNNNNNNNNNNNNNNNNNNNNNNNNNNNNNNNNNNNNNNNNNNNNNNNNNNNNNNNNNNNNNNNNNNNNNNNNNNNNNNNNNNNNNNNNNNNNNNNNNNNNNNNNNNNNNNNNNNNNNNNNNNNNNNNNNNNNNNNNNNNNNNNNNNNNNNNNNNNNNNNNNNNNNNNNNNNNNNNNNNNNNNNNNNNNNNNNNNNNNNNNNNNNNNNNNNNNNNNNNNNNNNNNNNNNNNNNNNNNNNNNNNNNNNNNNNNNNNNNNNNNNNNNNNNNNNNNNNNNNNNNNNNNNNNNNNNNNNNNNNNNNNNNNNNNNNNNNNNNNNNNNNNNNNNNNNNNNNNNNNNNNNNNNNNNNNNNNNNNNNNNNNNNNNNNNNNNNNNNNNNNNNNNNNNNNNNNNNNNNNNNNNNNNNNNNNNNNNNNNNNNNNNNNNNNNNNNNNNNNNNNNNNNNNNNNNNNNNNNNNNNNNNNNNNNNNNNNNNNNNNNNNNNNNNNNNNNNNNNNNNNNNNNNNNNNNNNNNNNNNNNNNNNNNNNNNNNNNNNNNNNNNNNNNNNNNNNNNNNNNNNNNNNNNNNNNNNNNNNNNNNNNNNNNNNNNNNNNNNNNNNNNNNNNNNNNNNNNNNNNNNNNNNNNNNNNNNNNNNNNNNNNNNNNNNNNNNNNNNNNNNNNNNNNNNNNNNNNNNNNNNNNNNNNNNNNNNNNNNNNNNNNNNNNNNNNNNNNNNNNNNNNNNNNNNNNNNNNNNNNNNNNNNNNNNNNNNNNNNNNNNNNNNNNNNNNNNNNNNNNNNNNNNNNNNNNNNNNNNNNNNNNNNNNNNNNNNNNNNNNNNNNNNNNNNNNNNNNNNNNNNNNNNNNNNNNNNNNNNNNNNNNNNNNNNNNNNNNNNNNNNNNNNNNNNNNNNNNNNNNNNNNNNNNNNNNNNNNNNNNNNNNNNNNNNNNNNNNNNNNNNNNNNNNNNNNNNNNNNNNNNNNNNNNNNNNNNNNNNNNNNNNNNNNNNNNNNNNNNNNNNNNNNNNNNNNNNNNNNNNNNNNNNNNNNNNNNNNNNNNNNNNNNNNNNNNNNNNNNNNNNNNNNNNNNNNNNNNNNNNNNNNNNNNNNNNNNNNNNNNNNNNNNNNNNNNNNNNNNNNNNNNNNNNNNNNNNNNNNNNNNNNNNNNNNNNNNNNNNNNNNNNNNNNNNNNNNNNNNNNNNNNNNNNNNNNNNNNNNNNNNNNNNNNNNNNNNNNNNNNNNNNNNNNNNNNNNNNNNNNNNNNNNNNNNNNNNNNNNNNNNNNNNNNNNNNNNNNNNNNNNNNNNNNNNNNNNNNNNNNNNNNNNNNNNNNNNNNNNNNNNNNNNNNNNNNNNNNNNNNNNNNNNNNNNNNNNNNNNNNNNNNNNNNNNNNNNNNNNNNNNNNNNNNNNNNNNNNNNNNNNNNNNNNNNNNNNNNNNNNNNNNNNNNNNNNNNNNNNNNNNNNNNNNNNNNNNNNNNNNNNNNNNNNNNNNNNNNNNNNNNNNNNNNNNNNNNNNNNNNNNNNNNNNNNNNNNNNNNNNNNNNNNNNNNNNNNNNNNNNNNNNNNNNNNNNNNNNNNNNNNNNNNNNNNNNNNNNNNNNNNNNNNNNNN
Above is a genomic segment from Mus caroli chromosome 11, CAROLI_EIJ_v1.1, whole genome shotgun sequence containing:
- the Tnfsf12 gene encoding tumor necrosis factor ligand superfamily member 12 isoform X5; amino-acid sequence: MAARRSQRRRGRRGEPGTALLAPLVLSLGLALACLGLLLVVVSLGSWATLSAQQEPSQEELTAEDRREPPELNPQTEESQDVVPFLEQLVRPRRSAPKGRKARPRRAIAAHYEVHPRPGQDGTQAGVDGTVSGWEETKINSSSPLRYDRQIGEFTVIRAGLYYLYCQVHFDEGKAVYLKLDLLVNGVLALRCLEEFSATAASSPGPQLRLCQRTLCKNSSWETGSPACQVQHRE
- the Tnfsf12 gene encoding tumor necrosis factor ligand superfamily member 12 isoform X3, producing MAARRSQRRRGRRGEPGTALLAPLVLSLGLALACLGLLLVVVSLGSWATLSAQQEPSQEELTAEDRREPPELNPQTEESQDVVPFLEQLVRPRRSAPKGRKARPRRAIAAHYEVHPRPGQDGTQAGVDGTVSGWEETKINSSSPLRYDRQIGEFTVIRAGLYYLYCQVHFDEGKAVYLKLDLLVNGVLALRCLEEFSATAASSPGPQLRLCQVSGLLPLRPGSSLRIRTLPWAHLKAAPFLTYFGLFQVH